The following coding sequences are from one Diospyros lotus cultivar Yz01 chromosome 7, ASM1463336v1, whole genome shotgun sequence window:
- the LOC127806911 gene encoding organelle RRM domain-containing protein 1, chloroplastic, which yields MEGVAFSTTTFLNTTPNPSVKLPETPLHIFTLFPVTLKLNPKNNSNTRSYAFNRDNHLFALSSSSSSSVESLSIRRNATSTASTASTLTTSSSVKNHHWMVVMEPPQEGVNSKPEIVDYFVKTLQNVLGSEKDAQMSIYHASSDTHFGFCCDIDEEISRELAGLPGVLAVRPDPNYGAMEKDYRNSEVQLGYLSNTSTRSALLFPAGNTKLWLVSVDKPALAVVTKPQIVDYYTQVLSKVMGNETDAQMCIYHVSWQSNFGFCCELDEECARELAGVPGVLSVRPIENFEHANEDRGGENLPQFSNSLDSSASNGTTDIKTKKLFVTGLSFYTSEKTLRAAFEGFGEVVEVKIIMDKISKRSKGYGFVEYTTEAAAGVALKEMNGKIINGWMITVDVAKSKPPNYSRSRARPAV from the exons ATGGAAGGGGTAGCCTTCTCTACCACCACCTTCTTGAACACAACCCCAAATCCCTCTGTTAAGCTTCCAGAAACACCACTCCACATTTTCACTCTCTTCCCAGTAACCCTCAAGCTCAATCCCAAGAACAACAGCAACACTCGTTCCTATGCTTTCAACAGAGATAATCATCTCTTcgccctttcttcttcttcttcttcttctgttgaATCTTTGTCAATAAGGAGAAATGCAACATCAACTGCATCCACGGCTTCCACTTTGACAACTTCATCGTCGGTTAAAAATCACCACTGGATGGTGGTGATGGAGCCTCCCCAGGAAGGGGTCAATTCGAAACCTGAAATCGTTGATTACTTCGTTAAAACCTTGCAGAATGTTTTGGGCAG TGAAAAAGATGCCCAGATGTCTATATATCATGCTTCTTCAGATACCCATTTTGGTTTCTGCTGTGATATTGATGAAGAAATTTCGCGTGAGCTAGCTG GTTTACCTGGAGTATTAGCTGTTAGGCCAGACCCCAATTATGGCGCCATGGAAAAAGACTATAGGAATTCGGAGGTCCAGTTAGGTTATCTCTCAAACACGTCAACTAGAAGTGCTCTATTATTTCCTGCGGGGAACACCAAGCTTTGGCTTGTAAGCGTGGACAAGCCGGCACTTGCAGTTGTCACAAAACCGCAGATAGTTGATTATTATACTCAAGTACTTTCTAAGGTGATGGGAAA CGAGACAGATGCCCAGATGTGTATATATCATGTCTCCTGGCAATCCAACTTTGGATTTTGTTGTGAACTAGATGAGGAATGTGCACGAGAACTAGCTG GTGTGCCTGGTGTATTATCCGTTCGGcccattgaaaattttgagcatgCTAATGAGGATCGTGGAG GTGAGAATTTGCCGCAGTTCAGCAACTCCCTGGACAGTTCAGCATCAAATGGAACAACGGACATAAAAACAAAGAAGCTATTTGTGACTG GTCTATCATTTTACACATCGGAGAAGACTTTGCGCGCAGCCTTTGAGGGATTCGGTGAGGTTGTTGAAG ttaaaattataatggacaaaatttcaaaaaggtCCAAAGGCTATGGCTTTGTTGAGTACACGACTGAGGCGGCCGCAGGTGTAGCCCTCAAAGAGATGAACGGCAAG ATCATCAATGGCTGGATGATAACTGTTGATGTTGCCAAGAGTAAGCCACCAAACTACAGTAGGAGCCGGGCCAGACCAGCTGTCTGA